A single region of the Aquarana catesbeiana isolate 2022-GZ linkage group LG07, ASM4218655v1, whole genome shotgun sequence genome encodes:
- the LOC141103160 gene encoding galectin-2-like, whose product MSEKFEIVNLELKSGEGLKLKGKLTDDAKNFSFNLGRSSSDIGLHFNPRLNETVIVCNSKRSNNWESEQRSGHMCFTPGADVKISIKFNGDKFDVKLPDGHEISFPNRHGYDKLTYLSVKGDFKVTSFKYE is encoded by the exons GAGAAATTTGAAATTGTGAACTTGGAGCTCAAATCTGGAGAAGGTCTAAAGCTGAAGGGGAAACTCACAGATGATGCCAAGAA CTTTTCCTTCAATTTGGGAAGAAGCTCCAGTGATATAGGTTTACATTTTAACCCACGCCTAAATGAGACTGTGATTGTATGCAACTCCAAAAGAAGCAACAACTGGGAATCAGAACAAAGAAGTGGACACATGTGTTTTACACCCGGGGCAGATGTCAAG ATCTCAATCAAGTTCAATGGGGACAAGTTTGATGTGAAGCTTCCTGATGGTCATGAAATCTCTTTCCCAAATCGTCACGGCTATGATAAACTTACATATCTCTCAGTCAAAGGGGACTTCAAAGTGACTTCATTTAAATATGAATAA